The Phragmites australis chromosome 1, lpPhrAust1.1, whole genome shotgun sequence genomic interval GACGACATTATCCACAAATTTGTTTGAAATGTTATTTTCTAGATGAAGTATGCTTGAAGCATTTCTTAGTCACTGATAGTATGTTTTTAATCTTTTAATTTTTACAGCTATGTAGTTGTCTATTTCTCGATCCTGTATCTTCGTTATCAAGCTGGTATTGTCACCGATGAGATGCTGTCTCTACCACATAAACCTTTTCTAGCTGTAGGACTCTTAGAGGCTTTTGGAGCAGCATCAGGGATGGCTGCCGGGGGTAATTTTCTCTTACTAAATTCTACCTATTTTTCTGACTCTGTAAAGATTGAAGCAAAAAAATACCCAGTTACCAATGACAGTTATCTCGTTGCTTTTATAGATTTTCTAATAACATCTGCCACTCACATGCACAAATAACTTGGTAAACTGTTCTTGTCACTTTTAGGTTTCACACCTACACATATACTTCTGTATTGACGCTGTCAGTACTGATGCTAATGAGTTTGGCTTGATAGTTCATTCATAGAAGTAAATGTACTTGACTTGTAATACGTGAAGCTTGCCCTCACAGTGTTAtttgttttgcttttgttgGAGTAGCTGTTCTTTCTGGGGCTTCAATACCGATACTGTCACAGGTTATGAGCACTATCAGTATTATATGACTGTTTTGATTTTGTCACGTTTAAGCACATCTTTATAATTGCTTCATTACTTCCCTTCAGACCTATCTCGTCTGGCAGCTTCTTCTATCTGCTATTTTCTTAAAGAGGCGCTATAGAATCAACGAGATAACTGGATGCTTTCTTGTGGCCGTTGGTGTCATAATAACTGTAGCAAGGTAAGTGATCTCCAAGTATATTTTGCAGCTGTAATCCATGGAGTTGTGTTCTTTCCGATAATGACGTCTTAAATGACACTTGAACAAACCTTAATGTTAAATCTAGAAGACAAGAAACTTTGAGTATTGGGAAATGGAATTTTATTTGTACTTGGGAACGGGTACAACATTATTTTTATGCTCCAGAAATCCTTAATATAGCACACACCACACAATGGTACATGCACAGGAATCCTGGGAGCACATGTGTTAGAGTACTAATGTATTTCTTGCTAAACATGGTTCCTAAGCATGGAGAATTTGGTACTATGTTTCAGCATAGTGCATTAGTACCATCTTTGGCATATTAAACATTATATTGCAATAGCGTAAGAGACGATAGCATTCGGGTTAAGGAACTGTTATACAGCTGCATGAAGGATTTGATACCATGTTTCAGCATAGAACCATTTGGGAATATTGAACATTACTTCATTTGCCATTGCAATAGGGTGAGGAACTGTTTTACGCTACATGAGCAAACTGTGTTGAAGTTCTAATGCCAAACCGGAAGGCTTGCTTTTGATtgagatatttgttgccttgaCATGAATAAGGATTAACATGAATCTTACTTGGCATGTGTAGTGGATCAGGTACTGGTCCTTCATTAAAAAGTACTGGAATTTTATGGCCACTATTAATGATTATATCATTCTTTCTCCAAGCTGCTGATACTATATTGAAGGTAGCAAGTCTATTTTAATTAAACAAATTTACTAATTGCTATGGTTTAGTGAACAGTTTTACCTGATCCGACTAAAGTCTATTGTTGCAGGAAATAATATTTATAGATGCTGCTAAGAAACTGAAGGTACCGACTTTCTCCTGTGATTACCATTTTTCACCACAATATGTAGAGCTATCATTAATTTAATGATGATAACCATTCTTCCCAAATTTTGTCTGTTCGGATGCTTTTCTTATCCCAATACTCTTCTTTGTTTCTAGGGTGGCTCAGTTGATCTTTTTGTTGTCAACTCGTATGGCTCTGCTTATCAAGTATGAATATTATCCTAGTGTCTACTACTTTGCATGCAGTATATAGCAGCAACCCATCATAATTAGTAAAATTGCCATTTCAGGCTCTTTTTATGTGTCTCTTGCTGCCTTTCCTGTCAAAGTTATGGGGAGTTCCATTCCATCTACTACCAACGTACATCAAAGATGGTGCAGCCTGCTTCCTAAACATGGGATCACTATCTTCTGGTATGTGCtgcctaacttttttttttaatctctgcGATACTGAGAGCAGATCATGATACCTCTTAGAATTGAAAAAACTAGCATGTGGCTAGCTTCGCTGTAATATTTTGTCATGATAATCTTGGATTAAAAATtaatctctttagttttttatgaggttagtgtcatttagttacaaaacataaaattagaagaagaaataaaaattatgttagtagaaaagaaaattatttatggtCCAAACTTGTACCCGAATCATATACACGAATTGGTTCGATTCGTATACGTTTTGATCAACTGTCAAAATCGTGCGTGAGGTATAGGCAGCCCAACCAAAATCAAAACAGGTTTGCCTTGCCTACGTGCTGTGACTTGCCTACTGGCTGCGTGATGTGACGACCTTGAGCTACAcgatgcttcttaatctattatcttaataagaattttgattttttgttttttatgaattttatctattgattaattgtattttacatagactctttatttaggtatttgatttttataataatttgattttttatgagaCTATATTTAATATGGATCCTTATTTgttctattctaaccccaatttagttattattaattttgttttatttggactctttatttagatattttgcttctcaaaccgtatggaaatcaaactactaatttttcataattttaatactgaatttaggtatttattaatcgtatttgatatggactctttggcttccaaatttagctatttattaatcgtatttgatatgagctctttggtttaatctagaacgttagatgttcataacaatgagtggtctagatcattttcttttttctgattaacgtggtaatttcgtGACCTTGAGAGCGAACGTGGTGGCTCGTTTCCCccctcaaataataatataatagatcaCTAATTATTTGTTACCATATACATTCAGTTCCTGAAGTAACCATATACATTCAGTTTCTGAAGTTTCTACCCATCTATTTGTGCTTTACTAGTCTCATCTGCCTCTTTGAGTTGAACTTTATAAGAATTATGAGATTTTATAGTTGTAGTTACAGTATGTCTTAAACCATGGATTCGTAATAGCAATGTTCCACATGATACTTCTTCACCACCATGTTGTACTTGGTAATTTGACACATATTTAATTTAAGAGACACATCAACATTGGATCAATTCCTTCCTGTAAAAGAAATCATGTAAGCATGCTGAACTAGCATCTTACTCCTTGTTAAACCTCTGAACCGTGCAGGCTGTGAAGGGGCACCACTACTACCACTACTATTTGTGTTGGTTAATATGGGATTCAATATATCATTACTACACCTACTAAAGATCTCTTCGGCAGTTGTATCTTCCCTGACCTCTACATTCTCAGGTTTACATATTTCTTGTGCGCACCATCTTATTTACACTGACTGCAGTCCTTATTGTGCTGTGCAGAATGTACTGTGGGTAGAAAGATGGAACATAATTACTTATTCTCATGCTTAATCTTCTAATATTTTGATCAGTTTGGTTAAGATCTCAAATATTTTAGATATAGTCGGTAGATGGAACTAGGGAGCCATATTTTATTGATTCACAAGGTTTTCCATTTATCGGAATGCTAAATTGTCATCTATTAGATGCATGGTATTCCCCATGTGCGTCATATAGGCTGTTGTTACttagataaatattttgatCAACCCTTATCAGGGTATGTTCAAAGCACAGGATCTTGGATGGAGTAAATAAGAAACAGTTAGCGACAACTTAATAAATTATACTGGGTGTTATAGTGCAGAGTTATGATGATTTATTCCCCAAGGAAGAAAGCTACGTTGGTTCTGTTGACAGTGCTGTTGTGGTCCAGTCTTTCAATTATAACCAGAAAGGACAATGATTTGGATGATAGGACTTCATATCTCAGTTCTTTCCGTATTACCATTTTGCAAATTTATAGCTTTTGAGATGTAGGTTAGTTGGTTGGAACTTGACCCAGAGGACAGTGCAGACTGGAGGCCCTTTGCCAAAATGATGAGTTAGGGTGAAAGTAGAATTATTGAGTCAGGAAGTAAAGCCTATGGAAGCCGCTAATGAATGTTCCCTACTGGGCTGACATATGTTTAACTATCATAGCTTGCTAGAGCATAAGCCTAGGGAGAAAAGAAACGCGTGCTTGGAAGTGAATCCGACCGACAAAGCCACTCTCTTTCAATCCAGAATGTGGACAGAATTGATGACTACGTTGAGTGACCAGTATCCCACATTACTGGGTTGCATCATGCCAATTCAAACCAAGTTCACTTATATCACCAAGGAGGGGAAGTAGGGGAGACAAACACAAACATTCTGCTTGAACTTTCTTCTCCTACAGCATtatcttcaaaaaatttatttggttCCTGCATAATGATTGTGTGAGCCTTCTCCTTGGCCGTTTTCCTAGTGCAACTCTCCTTGATAGCTGCTTCCTGTCTATCTTCAGTTGTACAAGAAGCTTGTTGAATTGTGCACGTCTTAGTGGTTTTTGAAATCTGTGTGCTCCTTCAGCAGAGGACGGTATACAGGCTAACCTGTATCAAACAAACCATCGGTCTGCATTTTTCTCTCCTACCAATTGCGAATAGTTTAGCATCTCCGTAATTGTTTGGTATCTCCTGTTAATGCCACCTGCTGTTGTGGCTGAATCATAACTTGTAGGAATAAAGCGAAAAAAAGAAGCGTTTGACAATTCACAGGCTGATCAAGAGCACAATTAACGTTCATTTTCTCATTATTCTTCTTGCCACCATGTACAAGAAGACTGTGAACtgatcactaatgatggttatcCCGTGCAGTTCCGCTGTCCATCTACGCTTTCACCTTACCACTGCCGTACATCGGTGTGGCATCATCTCTCCCACCTGGCTTTGTTGCGGGTGCAGTGGTACTCACCGCCGGCTTACTACTGTACAGCCTCCCACAGGGACAACATTCTGGAAATTCTTTCCATAACAGGAATGACTAGCTAGCATTTATTTCTTCATTGATCTACAACCATTTACTCCAAGATGGTGCGCCATCTGGGCTTGAAAGGCAGAACAGAAATTCTCCTGAGGGccatttttttatatgattgaaaaaaattatggcCTTGTGCGTTATGTGATATATATAGTTATTGTACATTATTATATCATCTTAGCTCATAGCTGAAAATTAaagtaaataaaattataaaagatCACATGATTGTAAATCATCGATCATATAATCTAGTATTAAACCTCCATTCATTCTTGGCGAAGAATTCTATAGTCACCACCTCCaatatttggcacaccgtggttatattttctttctttccggTTGCATCTACCTCTATAATCTTAGCCAATAATCACTCCTGAAAAGTATCTATATAAAAGAAACTATTAGTTTCTTATTAAAGATAATATTATTACCTCATAGTTAAATTACCCAAAAGAGAGTAGTCATCTCtaatcaagatttttttttcttttttcttgctcCTAAGTCACCTAGCATAGAGCTATTCTGATTATCCGTCGTAATGAGTTATCAAAGTGACATTTAAAAAAAGAGATgttgaatatttttattatggttgcaaaaaatgtattttaggctacctttttttttgtcaaattatctttggtcaaaattaTTCCTCTCTCTAAATATCACAAGAAGATCTCTATTTTAAGTGAGAACTTAAGTTTCTATAGCTAACGTAATGGGTTTGTTAATCATCTGTTTGTATATAGAATGGATTGAAAAACTCTCATTCACATGTAGTCCCTATTTAATGTGTCATGTTCATCGGAGAGCTTAATATGTACTAATTTTGACACTAGATTGTGTCAGACAATAAGTTTCTCTTCAATGATCGGTCGACAGAAGGAGATATTCAGAGGCATTGTTCTCATCACTTTCGCAAATGTGGCATGTTGCCTCTTAGTAACATGATATAGTTGAGCGTATTGCTCACTAAGGGGTATATTCTCTAACCACTTGTTATTCCAAAATCTAATATGAGTTTCGTCCTGTATTTGAAAAGAACTCTATTTGAGGAATTCACTCTTGATTTTCATGAGACCAGTTTAAAATTGGGAATCACCTGATTTTCCTTCTACTTGAGCGAGTGCTTTATTatcaaagttttttttcttctgagtaACGTTTGCCAAGCCTCGTCCTCTTTTAAAAGCTTACAAAGTTATTTGCTAAAGAGGCAGATATTTTGGACTGATATGTCGTTAATTCTCAATCCATCATGATTCTTTGGTTGGCATAAGATATTCTATCGCACCAGCCTATATTTCTTCTTCTGATTATCCCCCTATCAAGAACCTGAATTGTATATAGTTCAGTCTCTTCAGCACATTTTGAGGAATCTCAAAGAAAGATATCATAAACATCGGAATGCTGCTTAAGACTAAATTTATGAGCACTAATTGGACCCTTGCAAACATAAGCTTTCATTCCAACAGCTCAATTTCTTTTCATATCTCTCTTCTGCACCCCTCTAATAGTTGTTCTTCAATTTTCTATAATGTATAGATATGCCAAGATATTTGAATGGGTGATTGCCAATCTCACACCCAAATAACTATGTGTATATATCTTTATAATCCTTAGTATTGTCATAATAGAACAATTTATTTTTTGGAAGTTTATCTTGAGCTTAGAGAGTTGCTCAAAGACACATAAcatgttttttatatttttttgaatgcTCTAAATTATGGTTCATAAAAATGATGGTGTTATTTGCATATTGCAGAATGGATATTTCATTATCCACAAGATGTGATACAGCTTCTAAGATTTGTCCATCATGTTTGGTCCTTAAGATTATTATTGTAAGCATATCAACAACAATATTAGAAAGGGTTGGCGAGAGAGGATCTCCCTGTCTAAGTATCTCTCTACCTAAGTCATTTATGTGTTTGGAAGTAAGGGTCAACTTCATCATTGATTTTAATCCTCACATTGTCTTCTCACACAAAGCTTTGGATCCATTTGCACCATTATCATGATAATTCTTTCATACGTAAAACTGGTTGAAGAAAATGTCATTTAACCTTGTCATAAATTTTCTCAAAATTGATTTTTAATATCACATCGTTTTACTTTTTTCTATGTAGTTCATGAATTGTTTCATATGGAATAATAATTCATTCCATTATATTTCA includes:
- the LOC133928956 gene encoding protein CLT1, chloroplastic-like; this encodes MAPPSPITCRPSAAARHPLLLRVPAARATALGLTLPRREAVVAPRTHMRRIEAEPWASALVGVSRSRREDAARCAAAGEVAGSTGVRRSAGMEAALAAAAVVAMGTGNRVLYKLALVPLREYPFFLAQFATFGYVVVYFSILYLRYQAGIVTDEMLSLPHKPFLAVGLLEAFGAASGMAAGAVLSGASIPILSQTYLVWQLLLSAIFLKRRYRINEITGCFLVAVGVIITVASGSGTGPSLKSTGILWPLLMIISFFLQAADTILKEIIFIDAAKKLKGGSVDLFVVNSYGSAYQALFMCLLLPFLSKLWGVPFHLLPTYIKDGAACFLNMGSLSSGCEGAPLLPLLFVLVNMGFNISLLHLLKISSAVVSSLTSTFSVPLSIYAFTLPLPYIGVASSLPPGFVAGAVVLTAGLLLYSLPQGQHSGNSFHNRND